The following proteins come from a genomic window of Candidatus Paceibacterota bacterium:
- a CDS encoding glycoside hydrolase family 20 zincin-like fold domain-containing protein codes for MMKPTAPRSSVGTIGDMIAVRTPLPRSRVQPVNRYLATAAAIALLLSLVTSLVASEGPALVPTPREVKWSAEPPAKLVPGTVAIVMGSQAAAPEHQAARLLQEAVAKRYGQTWPIRREGEEQPTEKTLVLLGQRATCARLDELCRKQRIELSETSPGFDGYVIAQVPEGDRLVVVVGGCNARGVEYGQDTLFQMLRTSGKELELVRGVVRDAPVVPWRGRPQTQVRHYLRPGELDLYVLSRVNFIDLRSGIYAFEGGERLDKAEIAEAIKQAHLRGIIVYATVNCGVPRAAYDKVLGTYRELLELGADGLWLSFDDKGPGDDPVALANRVLELGRERKIGGHLIAITPPKGSYQRIVTEFNRKMMAVPGMEQAIWFWTGVPSPEAVAEARSIGLKVKPGWWHNWPRLFTPQSYTGVPPLSLGWSAPDYDVLAEGAECLEAVMPWGGNAFGQHYIVPVIDWWGWNPRGHDWNALRSRIFSIVFGADQVAAALKFDDRLQQLFGLFRYAYKHSDDLPSCPPRLRAAADRPRAEAWMAELASLLDDLTRKAPGQTLLAEAAVKSDYLDRMRRELETHRTAASLTYPDDWWPDQQRKILDALYAGDTASVDQLASSYRERVLREVEQAGNAMPSYPHIKDYVKWWQKRASLDAKGWQALVDSRQEALAKRLKDYFWFTVNPGPMLDGMASPPLGWGIGRWQVSNRLLATALPSPHEWFWGDWMAGLYDRGSTRAAAFAADRKMPGDVGEYAELQAILPISGRRDRLGLLLFASAANKDLFSNTLTKYRWAGYRFLELKWQNKLLWEADLGCLPERGEWFLVRLPRLPDDLKDLTLRLRAEDRKVSQNNYTLCFVGPIRLLELPD; via the coding sequence ATGATGAAGCCAACCGCGCCCCGATCCTCTGTCGGCACAATCGGCGACATGATCGCTGTGCGAACTCCCTTGCCGAGGTCAAGGGTTCAGCCGGTGAACCGCTATCTGGCCACGGCCGCGGCCATTGCCCTGCTGCTGTCGCTGGTAACATCGCTTGTCGCCAGCGAAGGCCCGGCACTTGTCCCAACGCCCCGCGAAGTGAAGTGGTCGGCTGAGCCTCCGGCCAAGTTAGTGCCCGGGACGGTGGCGATTGTGATGGGCAGCCAGGCCGCCGCGCCGGAGCACCAGGCCGCGCGGCTGCTGCAAGAGGCTGTCGCCAAGCGCTACGGCCAAACCTGGCCGATCCGCCGCGAGGGCGAAGAGCAGCCAACCGAAAAGACGCTCGTGCTGCTCGGCCAGCGAGCGACCTGCGCGCGGCTCGATGAGCTGTGCCGAAAACAACGAATCGAGCTGAGTGAAACCTCGCCGGGTTTCGACGGTTACGTTATAGCCCAGGTCCCCGAAGGTGACCGCCTGGTAGTGGTCGTCGGCGGCTGCAACGCCCGCGGAGTTGAGTATGGGCAGGATACGTTGTTTCAGATGTTGCGCACCTCGGGCAAGGAATTGGAACTGGTGCGCGGCGTCGTGCGCGACGCGCCAGTGGTTCCCTGGCGGGGCCGGCCCCAAACTCAAGTCCGTCATTACTTGCGCCCCGGCGAACTGGATCTGTATGTGCTGTCGCGTGTCAACTTCATAGACCTGCGCAGCGGCATTTACGCCTTCGAGGGGGGCGAGAGGCTGGACAAGGCGGAGATCGCGGAAGCCATCAAGCAGGCGCATCTGCGGGGGATCATCGTGTACGCGACGGTGAACTGCGGCGTGCCGCGGGCGGCGTATGACAAGGTGCTGGGGACTTATCGCGAGCTGCTGGAGCTGGGGGCGGACGGGTTGTGGCTGTCGTTCGACGACAAAGGGCCGGGCGATGATCCGGTAGCGTTGGCGAACCGGGTGCTGGAGCTGGGGCGGGAGCGGAAGATCGGCGGGCACTTGATCGCCATCACACCGCCGAAAGGTTCCTATCAGCGGATCGTGACGGAGTTCAACCGGAAGATGATGGCGGTGCCCGGCATGGAGCAGGCGATCTGGTTCTGGACCGGGGTGCCGTCGCCAGAGGCGGTGGCGGAAGCGCGCTCGATCGGGCTCAAGGTAAAACCGGGCTGGTGGCACAACTGGCCGCGGCTGTTCACCCCTCAGTCCTACACCGGGGTGCCACCCCTGTCGCTGGGCTGGAGCGCGCCGGATTACGACGTGCTCGCCGAAGGCGCCGAATGCCTGGAGGCCGTCATGCCCTGGGGTGGCAACGCCTTCGGCCAGCACTACATCGTGCCCGTGATTGACTGGTGGGGATGGAACCCTCGCGGCCACGATTGGAACGCGCTACGCAGCAGGATTTTCTCGATTGTCTTTGGCGCAGACCAGGTCGCCGCCGCGTTGAAGTTCGACGACCGGCTGCAACAACTCTTTGGGCTATTCCGCTACGCGTATAAGCACAGCGACGACCTGCCCTCCTGCCCACCGCGACTCCGCGCCGCCGCCGATCGCCCGCGCGCTGAGGCTTGGATGGCTGAACTGGCGTCGCTGCTCGATGACCTCACCCGGAAGGCGCCCGGCCAAACGCTGCTCGCCGAGGCAGCGGTAAAGTCCGACTACCTCGACCGAATGCGACGGGAACTGGAAACGCACCGAACAGCAGCGAGTCTGACTTACCCCGATGATTGGTGGCCGGACCAACAACGCAAGATTCTTGACGCGCTCTATGCGGGCGACACCGCCAGCGTGGATCAACTTGCATCCAGCTACCGGGAGCGGGTGCTGCGGGAAGTGGAGCAGGCGGGTAATGCCATGCCCTCGTATCCGCACATCAAGGACTACGTGAAGTGGTGGCAGAAGCGCGCGTCGCTCGATGCAAAAGGCTGGCAGGCCCTGGTGGACTCGCGCCAGGAAGCGCTGGCGAAGCGGCTCAAGGATTATTTCTGGTTTACGGTGAACCCCGGTCCAATGCTGGATGGAATGGCGTCCCCGCCGCTCGGATGGGGCATCGGTCGCTGGCAGGTCAGCAATCGGTTGTTGGCGACCGCCCTGCCCTCCCCCCATGAGTGGTTCTGGGGTGACTGGATGGCCGGCCTGTATGATCGTGGCAGCACCCGGGCCGCGGCGTTCGCTGCCGACCGGAAGATGCCAGGCGACGTTGGCGAGTATGCGGAGCTCCAAGCGATCTTGCCCATCTCGGGTCGGCGTGACCGCCTCGGGCTATTGCTCTTTGCCAGCGCCGCTAATAAGGACCTCTTCTCCAACACCCTAACCAAGTATCGCTGGGCAGGCTACCGATTCTTGGAGCTAAAGTGGCAGAACAAGCTGCTCTGGGAAGCCGACCTCGGCTGCCTGCCGGAACGCGGCGAATGGTTCCTGGTCCGCCTCCCGCGACTCCCCGACGATCTCAAGGACCTGACGCTGCGCCTGCGCGCCGAAGACCGCAAAGTCTCGCAGAACAACTACACCCTCTGCTTCGTCGGGCCAATCCGTCTCCTGGAACTGCCAGACTGA
- a CDS encoding trehalase family glycosidase, with the protein MNRTPATLSQAGPTRRQFLKTAMLGSIAWAACRLRAGTNAPVISSWDSSQAAADRWLERQRRKVSRRDFELLRRAKEVLYRNILTEGELGKPLPWAPRRGICPAPGKYRGVWNWDGSFHALAVSRWDGELAREQLRIILDRQLPSGALINNIRASGLVRDRYGQPPVMPWVCALMHQRAPHNTFLASAYRQFTRFEQHWWRDRGGEAEGLFHYYADLTHNAKEDNQAIRFESGWDNSVRWDDGVELWTVDLNGYMVLFYRAMERMARWLGLPDEAQRWRARREALAAKINDRLFNPRAGAYLDRRRDTGQFSEALSPASFLPLFAGVAQRAKARAMAKLATDPARLFPGMPTVAYNHPRYESGGYWRGPSWPETTYFAAKGLKFYGYKKTAEALRQNLLNWCAMNADALYEYYDSKSGKGLGEPQLACTGALIIEFILNWDAPDNLAGA; encoded by the coding sequence GTGAACCGCACCCCAGCCACCCTTTCCCAAGCCGGCCCTACGCGCCGGCAGTTCCTGAAGACCGCGATGCTCGGTTCGATCGCGTGGGCCGCTTGCCGGCTCCGCGCCGGCACGAACGCGCCGGTTATCTCATCCTGGGATTCCAGCCAAGCCGCGGCTGACCGATGGCTTGAGCGGCAGCGCCGGAAGGTTTCGAGGCGGGATTTCGAGCTGCTGCGCCGCGCCAAGGAGGTGTTGTATCGGAATATCCTCACCGAGGGCGAACTCGGTAAACCGCTGCCCTGGGCGCCGCGGCGTGGCATCTGCCCCGCGCCTGGCAAGTATCGCGGGGTCTGGAATTGGGACGGGAGTTTTCATGCGCTGGCTGTCTCGCGTTGGGACGGCGAGTTGGCGCGCGAGCAACTTCGGATTATCCTCGACCGCCAGCTGCCTTCCGGTGCGCTCATAAACAACATTCGCGCCAGTGGACTCGTCCGTGATCGTTACGGTCAGCCGCCAGTGATGCCCTGGGTGTGCGCGCTTATGCACCAGCGCGCCCCCCACAACACTTTCCTGGCGAGCGCCTATCGGCAATTCACCAGATTCGAGCAACACTGGTGGCGCGATCGCGGGGGCGAGGCGGAAGGTCTCTTCCACTACTATGCCGACCTTACCCACAATGCGAAAGAGGACAACCAGGCGATCCGTTTCGAATCGGGCTGGGACAACTCCGTTCGGTGGGACGACGGCGTGGAACTCTGGACGGTGGACCTCAACGGGTACATGGTGCTGTTCTACCGGGCGATGGAACGCATGGCGCGGTGGCTCGGGTTGCCGGACGAAGCGCAGCGGTGGCGCGCCCGGCGCGAGGCTCTGGCGGCGAAGATCAACGACCGCCTCTTCAATCCGAGAGCCGGCGCCTACCTCGACCGCCGGCGTGACACGGGCCAGTTCTCCGAGGCACTGTCGCCAGCCTCGTTTTTGCCGCTCTTTGCGGGAGTGGCGCAGCGCGCCAAAGCACGCGCAATGGCTAAGCTGGCGACAGACCCTGCGAGGCTATTCCCTGGCATGCCAACGGTGGCCTACAACCATCCGCGCTACGAAAGCGGCGGATATTGGCGCGGCCCCAGTTGGCCGGAGACAACCTACTTTGCTGCCAAGGGCCTGAAGTTCTACGGTTATAAGAAGACCGCCGAGGCGCTTCGACAGAACCTGCTCAACTGGTGCGCCATGAATGCCGACGCACTCTACGAGTACTACGATTCGAAGTCAGGCAAGGGTCTTGGCGAGCCGCAACTGGCCTGCACCGGTGCCCTCATCATCGAGTTCATCCTGAACTGGGATGCACCGGACAACCTGGCTGGCGCCTGA
- a CDS encoding AGE family epimerase/isomerase — MIQHGWPGHMSEGEKIRRRSFLSSVATGGMAFSLPMLEERPAGAAEQRSGAGASNRGEVRESPARSALPCRMNLDGSVARIGKWRLGEIERWYEEQLAVDTIAFWQAHGIDREHGGYLRPDKKTKACQTTDKDLYSQGRLLWLFSFLHNNFGKDPEHLAAARQGKEALVRQGRVAGGHWGTLYSRDWKPKEGFLDIYADVYMVLGLQEYYKATGDDEARKLALETTLAATRTVLAPEYLGAGHGPVYEPGIKRLGTWVHLLFPLTQFLSHTPDERLERIARFCVRSILTRHWQRDEGFAWECLDHLYQPYSRDYLSQWTKDYDWAHQILGWHTIQAAFNVMFEALRLDNREMFYDGLALGFQTLRAHWSSAGNGGPQEFDGPESLKQRAGKPEPDAAIYDYLLFTLLAIEHTLSPDAIEWFETIYAAALRRPEGIYTGSLTLHEPRGVMLALLILKRLKERNGRSSSFLQR; from the coding sequence ATGATTCAGCATGGCTGGCCCGGTCATATGAGCGAGGGAGAGAAGATCAGGCGTAGATCGTTCCTCTCGTCCGTCGCCACCGGGGGCATGGCGTTCTCGCTGCCGATGCTGGAGGAGAGACCCGCTGGGGCGGCGGAGCAGCGCAGCGGGGCCGGGGCTTCGAATCGCGGAGAAGTTCGAGAATCGCCGGCCCGCTCAGCCTTGCCATGCCGAATGAATCTTGATGGCTCCGTTGCCCGCATCGGGAAGTGGCGGCTCGGGGAGATCGAACGTTGGTATGAAGAGCAACTTGCAGTCGATACTATTGCCTTCTGGCAAGCCCACGGCATAGATCGCGAGCATGGCGGATATCTGCGCCCGGACAAGAAGACCAAGGCTTGCCAGACCACCGACAAGGATTTGTATTCTCAGGGCCGGCTGCTCTGGCTTTTCTCATTTCTGCATAACAACTTCGGGAAGGACCCAGAACACCTTGCGGCGGCGCGGCAGGGCAAGGAGGCGTTGGTCCGGCAAGGCCGCGTTGCGGGTGGTCACTGGGGAACGCTCTACAGCCGGGACTGGAAGCCGAAAGAAGGATTTCTGGATATCTACGCCGACGTGTACATGGTGCTCGGCCTCCAGGAATACTACAAGGCGACAGGCGACGATGAGGCCAGGAAGCTCGCTTTGGAAACTACTTTGGCCGCCACCCGGACCGTGCTCGCGCCGGAATACCTTGGCGCCGGGCACGGGCCGGTCTATGAGCCGGGGATCAAGCGCCTCGGCACCTGGGTGCACTTGCTCTTTCCCCTGACCCAATTCCTGTCGCACACGCCGGATGAAAGACTGGAACGCATCGCGCGCTTTTGTGTGCGGAGCATCCTGACCCGGCACTGGCAGCGGGATGAAGGATTCGCCTGGGAATGCCTGGACCATCTGTACCAACCCTATTCCCGGGACTACCTGAGCCAATGGACTAAAGACTATGACTGGGCTCACCAGATCCTGGGCTGGCACACGATTCAGGCCGCTTTCAACGTCATGTTCGAGGCCCTCAGGCTCGACAACCGGGAGATGTTTTATGACGGCCTGGCACTGGGCTTTCAGACGTTGCGCGCGCATTGGAGTAGCGCGGGCAATGGCGGACCGCAGGAATTCGATGGCCCGGAAAGTCTGAAGCAGCGCGCCGGGAAGCCAGAGCCTGACGCCGCCATTTACGATTACCTGTTGTTTACGCTTCTGGCCATCGAGCACACACTTTCGCCCGACGCGATTGAATGGTTCGAGACGATCTACGCTGCCGCGTTGAGGCGGCCGGAGGGCATCTATACCGGCTCGCTCACCCTGCACGAGCCGAGGGGCGTCATGCTTGCGCTGCTGATCCTTAAGCGTCTCAAGGAGCGCAACGGGAGGTCTTCCAGCTTTCTCCAACGCTGA
- a CDS encoding phosphodiester glycosidase family protein — protein MKLKTLSFHSAAALAFALGAGSASSQWSFVAPGLDYREYSLPGPVRVFVARADRSKDTWTVDSMKGQGTMKGGHETVPNMAARYDDSVTFDGHRYAVKVAINGDYYNPRTGVPFEGQIMAGWFAKRFGEYSGISGFVWTSDRRAFLGGNVRNGPPLQRVVFADGATMRVDQLNAPRPDNSLALYTWHFAANTGTSPGGAEVLIRMHAPLGLGSGTQGQIVKVGESAGATPLPFNHVVLSAHGKAAAELLRHARAGQSLSFQLGLKDHGSEASGLAPQNWRNAYASIGGPKRILVNGKVPRDWEAKAKKYAEQGRRHGSVVKDPRTAIAFNERHLFFLVIDGRSRQSLGMTFTETGFFCRDELKVTDAILQDGGGSSTLWVDGQVKNTPSGKGKDEKYGILRAVSNGYFIAEVLPPKMSTRFQAGQNVRIAGKLRLGPGTTFGTLDNSADAATGTILPESLNGVFAKGNHWWLCRVGATDGWASLNQITAAP, from the coding sequence ATGAAGCTGAAGACCCTCTCCTTCCACTCTGCCGCGGCTTTAGCCTTCGCTCTCGGCGCTGGTTCAGCTTCTTCCCAATGGTCCTTCGTCGCGCCGGGCCTCGACTACCGGGAGTATAGTCTCCCCGGACCTGTGCGCGTCTTTGTGGCCCGGGCCGACCGCAGCAAAGACACCTGGACCGTTGACTCTATGAAAGGCCAAGGCACGATGAAAGGCGGCCACGAGACCGTTCCCAACATGGCGGCGCGCTACGACGACTCCGTAACCTTTGACGGCCACCGTTACGCGGTCAAGGTTGCGATCAACGGAGACTACTACAACCCCAGAACCGGCGTGCCGTTTGAGGGCCAAATCATGGCTGGCTGGTTTGCCAAACGCTTTGGGGAATATAGCGGCATTAGCGGCTTCGTCTGGACAAGCGACCGCCGGGCGTTCCTGGGCGGCAATGTGCGGAATGGCCCGCCGCTGCAGCGCGTTGTCTTTGCCGATGGCGCGACGATGCGAGTCGACCAACTCAACGCGCCGCGCCCCGATAACTCGCTCGCCCTCTACACGTGGCATTTCGCGGCAAACACCGGCACCAGTCCCGGCGGCGCAGAGGTCCTTATCCGCATGCACGCCCCCCTGGGACTTGGATCGGGAACGCAAGGCCAGATTGTCAAGGTCGGCGAAAGCGCTGGCGCCACTCCCCTGCCCTTCAACCACGTCGTCCTCTCCGCTCACGGCAAAGCCGCCGCCGAACTCCTGCGCCACGCGCGCGCGGGCCAATCACTTTCCTTCCAGCTCGGCCTCAAGGACCATGGCAGCGAGGCCAGCGGCTTGGCCCCTCAGAACTGGCGCAATGCCTACGCCAGCATCGGCGGCCCAAAACGGATCCTCGTCAACGGCAAAGTACCGCGCGACTGGGAGGCCAAAGCGAAGAAATATGCCGAACAAGGCAGAAGACACGGTTCTGTCGTCAAGGATCCGCGCACGGCCATCGCCTTCAACGAGCGCCACCTTTTCTTCCTCGTCATTGATGGGCGTTCCAGGCAAAGCCTCGGCATGACTTTTACCGAGACGGGCTTCTTCTGCCGAGACGAACTCAAAGTCACCGATGCCATCCTGCAGGACGGCGGTGGCTCCTCGACGCTGTGGGTGGACGGCCAGGTCAAAAACACTCCATCTGGCAAGGGCAAGGACGAGAAGTACGGCATACTCCGCGCGGTGTCCAACGGCTACTTCATCGCCGAGGTCTTGCCGCCGAAGATGTCCACCCGGTTCCAGGCCGGCCAGAACGTGCGCATCGCAGGCAAACTCCGCCTGGGGCCAGGTACCACGTTCGGCACGCTGGACAATTCCGCCGATGCCGCCACGGGCACCATCTTGCCGGAGTCCTTGAATGGTGTCTTCGCCAAAGGCAATCATTGGTGGCTCTGCCGTGTCGGAGCGACTGACGGCTGGGCCTCACTCAACCAAATCACCGCTGCTCCTTAA
- a CDS encoding tetratricopeptide repeat protein, whose product MTIRWPPALASRRLSLGISILLFGLVFWAFLPSLRNGFIDYDDAPFVTANPQVQSGLTWKGVAYAFCNPVAANWHPLTTLSHMLDCSIFGLNPWGHHLTNVLLHTLNAVLLFLVFHRMTGAPWRCAALALLFALHPLRVESVAWVSERKDVLSTLFWLLTLLAYARYARNSKVPSAKSKVAYGLALAFFALGLMSKPMLVTLPFVLLLLDYWPLGRMGSAECGLRHEESRNTQQAIHNTQYSTRPPPPFHHSITPLLRLALEKLPFFGLAFMVAVIAFTVQAGAENIKATGQFVFTARLQNALVSYGRYVGKLFWPTDLSPFYPYPAGWGWATVLPCGFALAGISVCVVAWGRRHRYLPTGWFWFVGTLVPVIGLVQIGKQSMADHYTYIPTIGVLLMLVWGAHALTLRWQWRKVGLSGLVVVATLACLALTRRQIGYWKDDETLWRHALAVTGTNELAIQNLGAAYYNQGIALAGQGAFDEAIRYYEKAIHLTPEKDDAHSSLGYAWFKKGDLGKAIREYNQALRLNPTDAEAHNNVGYVLFRQGQPAEAIRHFDEALRLKPDYPEAHDNLGAVLAGQGRYAEAAVHFREALRFQPDSPGTRQKLERAVAIGEKLERAAAPYREALQSNPGDARARGELGRVLLEAGQIEEAMIHCGEAARLTPENPEAQYQLGAVLARKGEAEEAGRQFELALRLEPAFVAAHYALGIVRQQQGRTPEAIGHWREAVRLAPQWSDPLNNLAWAMATDARVEVRDGAEAVRLAEQAVELSGTNNVGVLDTLAAAYAEAGRFEEASVTARRAQAAATTQGLEVLASQIGERLALYSSRQPYRQPRDLH is encoded by the coding sequence ATGACCATCCGTTGGCCTCCGGCACTCGCTTCCCGACGTCTCTCGCTGGGGATCAGCATCCTGTTGTTCGGCCTCGTGTTCTGGGCGTTTCTGCCGTCGCTGCGCAACGGCTTCATTGACTACGACGACGCGCCGTTCGTCACCGCCAACCCCCAGGTCCAGAGTGGGCTGACCTGGAAGGGGGTTGCCTACGCGTTCTGCAACCCGGTGGCGGCCAATTGGCATCCGCTCACGACCCTTTCGCACATGCTGGACTGCTCGATCTTCGGCTTGAATCCCTGGGGCCATCACCTCACCAACGTCCTGCTCCACACCCTCAACGCCGTTCTGCTCTTTCTGGTCTTCCATCGCATGACCGGCGCGCCCTGGCGTTGCGCGGCCCTGGCGCTCCTGTTCGCCCTGCATCCCCTGCGCGTGGAATCAGTCGCTTGGGTTTCCGAACGCAAGGACGTTCTGAGCACCCTCTTCTGGCTCCTGACCCTGTTAGCCTACGCGCGCTATGCGCGCAATTCCAAAGTTCCGAGTGCAAAGTCCAAAGTCGCTTATGGCTTGGCCCTGGCCTTCTTCGCGCTGGGCCTGATGAGCAAGCCGATGCTCGTCACACTGCCCTTCGTCCTCCTGCTGCTCGACTACTGGCCGCTGGGCAGAATGGGGAGTGCAGAGTGCGGACTGCGGCATGAGGAATCACGCAACACGCAACAGGCGATCCACAACACACAATACTCAACACGCCCCCCACCACCGTTCCATCACTCAATCACTCCATTGCTCCGTTTGGCCTTGGAGAAGCTGCCGTTCTTCGGCCTGGCGTTCATGGTCGCCGTGATCGCGTTCACCGTCCAGGCCGGCGCCGAGAACATCAAGGCCACCGGCCAATTCGTCTTCACTGCCCGCCTGCAAAACGCGCTGGTCTCCTATGGCCGCTACGTGGGCAAGCTCTTTTGGCCGACCGACCTGAGCCCGTTCTACCCCTACCCAGCGGGCTGGGGTTGGGCCACGGTGCTGCCGTGCGGTTTTGCCCTGGCTGGAATCTCGGTCTGCGTGGTGGCGTGGGGGCGGCGACATCGGTATCTGCCGACCGGCTGGTTCTGGTTTGTGGGCACCCTCGTGCCGGTGATCGGTCTGGTGCAGATTGGCAAACAGTCCATGGCGGATCACTACACATATATTCCAACCATCGGGGTGCTGCTCATGCTGGTATGGGGGGCGCACGCACTGACCTTGCGGTGGCAGTGGCGGAAAGTCGGCCTGTCTGGGCTGGTGGTGGTGGCCACGCTGGCGTGCCTCGCTCTGACCCGTCGGCAGATTGGTTATTGGAAGGACGATGAAACTCTGTGGCGGCACGCCTTGGCGGTGACTGGGACGAATGAGCTAGCCATCCAGAACCTTGGGGCCGCCTACTACAACCAAGGCATCGCACTGGCCGGGCAAGGAGCATTCGACGAAGCCATTCGTTACTATGAGAAAGCTATCCATCTCACCCCCGAGAAGGACGACGCCCATAGCAGCCTCGGATATGCCTGGTTCAAGAAAGGCGATCTCGGTAAAGCCATCCGCGAGTACAATCAAGCGTTGCGCTTGAATCCCACTGACGCCGAGGCCCATAATAACGTTGGGTATGTTCTGTTTAGGCAAGGTCAGCCGGCGGAAGCGATTCGGCACTTTGACGAGGCGCTGCGCTTGAAGCCTGATTACCCGGAGGCGCATGATAACTTGGGAGCGGTGCTGGCAGGCCAGGGCCGTTACGCGGAGGCCGCGGTGCATTTTCGTGAAGCGCTGCGGTTCCAACCCGACTCTCCCGGCACGCGGCAGAAGCTGGAGCGCGCAGTGGCAATCGGCGAGAAGTTGGAGCGAGCCGCTGCGCCGTACCGGGAAGCGTTGCAGTCGAATCCTGGGGATGCCCGGGCTCGTGGCGAGTTGGGACGCGTATTGCTGGAGGCCGGCCAGATCGAGGAGGCCATGATACACTGCGGCGAAGCGGCGCGTTTGACTCCCGAGAACCCCGAGGCGCAGTACCAGCTTGGAGCGGTGCTGGCCCGAAAGGGAGAGGCAGAGGAGGCCGGACGACAGTTCGAGTTGGCGCTTCGGCTCGAGCCCGCTTTCGTCGCGGCGCATTACGCGCTGGGGATAGTGCGCCAGCAGCAAGGGCGCACGCCGGAAGCGATTGGCCACTGGCGAGAGGCGGTACGGTTGGCGCCGCAGTGGTCCGATCCATTGAACAACCTGGCTTGGGCCATGGCGACGGATGCGCGGGTGGAAGTGCGGGATGGGGCGGAGGCGGTGAGGCTCGCGGAGCAGGCGGTTGAATTGTCGGGCACGAATAACGTAGGGGTGCTGGACACGCTGGCGGCGGCGTATGCTGAGGCGGGGCGGTTTGAGGAGGCGAGTGTAACGGCCCGGCGAGCTCAAGCGGCAGCGACGACCCAAGGCCTGGAAGTCCTGGCCAGTCAGATCGGCGAGCGGCTGGCGCTCTACAGTTCCCGGCAGCCCTATCGGCAGCCCAGAGATCTGCATTAG